The following coding sequences are from one Sylvia atricapilla isolate bSylAtr1 chromosome 15, bSylAtr1.pri, whole genome shotgun sequence window:
- the TFAP4 gene encoding transcription factor AP-4, translating to MEYFMVPAPKVPALQHFRKSEKEVIGGLCSLANIPLTPETQRDQERRIRREIANSNERRRMQSINAGFQSLKTLIPHTDGEKLSKAAILQQTAEYIFSLEQEKTRLLQQNTQLKRFIQEFSGSSPKRRRAEDKDEGIGSPDIWEDEKAEDLRREMIELRQQLDKERSVRMMLEEQVRSLEAHMYPEKLKVIAQQVQLQQQQEQVRLLHQEKLEREQQIRTQLLPSHAPPAPTHHPTVIVPAPPPSHHVTVVTMGPSSVINTVSTSRQNLDTIVQAIQHIEGTQEKQLQEEEQRRAVIVTPARACPEPSASDTASDTEGNDSDSMDQSKEEPSGDGELP from the exons ATGGAGTACTTCATGGTGCCGGCCCCCAAGGTGCCGGCCCTGCAGCACTTCAGGAAATCCGAGAAGGAGGTCATCGGCGGGCTCTGCAG CTTGGCCAACATCCCGTTGACTCCGGAGACCCAGCGGGACCAGGAGCGACGGATACGCAGGGAAATCGCCAACAGCAACGAGAGACGGCGGATGCAGAGCATCAATGCTGGCTTCCAATCCCTGAAAACCCTCATCCCACACACGGATGGGGAGAAGCTCAGCAAG GCAGCCATCCTCCAACAGACGGCCGAGTACATCTTctccctggagcaggaaaagaCTCGGCTACTGCAGCAGAACACCCAGCTCAAGCGGTTCATCCAG GAATTCAGTGGCTCGTCCCCGAAACGGCGACGGGCAGAGGACAAAGACGAGGGGATCGGCTCGCCGGACATCTGGGAAGATGAGAAGGCCGAGGATCTGCGTCGGGAGATGATTGAGCTCCGGCAGCAGCTGGACAAGGAGCGCTCAGTCCGCATGATGCTGGAGGAGCAG GTTCGCTCCCTGGAGGCCCACATGTACCCCGAGAAGCTGAAGGTGATTGCTCAGCaggtgcagctccagcagcagcaggagcaggtgagGTTGCTGCACCAGGAGAAGCTCGAGCGTGAGCAGCAGATCCGAACCCAG ctcctgccatcaCATGCTCCCCCAGCGCCCACCCACCACCCCACCGTGATCGTTCCAGCGCCGCCTCCCTCCCATCATGTCACCGTGGTCACCATGGGCCCATCCTCGGTCATCAACACGGTCTCCACATCCCGGCAAAACCTGGACACCATCGTTCAG gcGATCCAGCACATCGAGGGGACgcaggagaagcagctgcaggaagaggagcagagaCGCGCCGTCATCGTAACGCCAGCGCGCGCCTGCCCCGAGCCCTCCGCCTCCGACACCGCCTCCGACACCGAGGGCAACGACAGTGACTCCATGGACCAGAGCAAAGAGGAGCCCTCGGGGGACGGGGAGCTGCCCTGA
- the SRL gene encoding sarcalumenin isoform X3, giving the protein MKGLNLLCCCVASLLLLGTAERRGPGAGHGDGAAQSPPPATEPRLEEKAAQGSPEEEQDNANASVPGVTKEGRGEGEEELAGGVRPGDGQTEESSKEQGQEEQSSGEDFVAAPHGGNHGPGKQGDIHAREDEEPGTEKEGSEEEGQPGEEQTEEPRAASAPEGEEERDEQSSEEDDKQGESEEDEHGESGIDGGEEESEEAESKEEKESDKDGDGPENEAEENDEEAAGTSNPKSHSKPAAPGTGEARDGSASCHHPPCGDVAEDPPAAVEDPPVVEDPPAKEDPPVTEDPPTAGEDPPAAEDPPAVVGNPPAAEDPPADKTPLAGTEVPSTPTGATEPWHSQIEEVEDASEPTKRDRSHLENTLKLNEEKPADDVSGVLQRLRKIYHSSIKPLEHSYRYNELRQHEITAYPGRTLGSSATDGEITSKPMVLFLGPWSVGKSSMINYLLGLDNTPYQLYTGAEPTTSEFTVIMHGPKLKTIEGIVMAADSARSFSPLEKFGQNFLEKLIGIEVPHKLLERVTFVDTPGIIENRKQQERGYPFNDVCQWFIDRADLIFVVFDPTKLDVGLELEMLFRQLKGRESQIRIILNKADSLATQELMRVYGALFWSLAPLINVTEPPRVYVSSFWPHDYHPETHRDLFLKEEISLLEDLNQVIENRMENKIAFIRQHAIRVRIHALLVDRYLQTYKDKMTFFSDGELVFRDIVEDPDRFFIFKSILAKTNVSKFDLPNREAYKDFFGINPITSFKLLSQQCSYMGGCFLEKIEKAITRELPDLLGSIGLGKKPNVLSCDVTGCGETPKNRYRKP; this is encoded by the exons ATGAAGGGCCTcaacctgctctgctgctgcgTGGCCTCGCTCCTGCTCCTCGGCACCGCAG AGCGGCGCGGTCCCGGCGCGGGCCATGGGGATggggctgcccagagcccccCGCCAGCCACGGAGCCCCggctggaggagaaggcagcccagggcagccccgaGGAGGAGCAAGACAATGCCAATGCCTCCGTGCCTGGTGTCACCAAGGAGGGACGTGGAGAGGGGGAGGAAGAGCTGGCGGGTGGCGTGAGGCCAGGGGACGGCCAGacagaggagagcagcaaagagcaggGCCAGGAAGAACAGAGCTCAGGGGAGGATTTCGTGGCAGCTCCTCATGGAGGGAACCATGGGCCTGGCAAACAAGGTGACATCCATGCCCGGGAGGATGAggagcctggcacagagaaAGAAGGCTCTGAGGAGGAAGGGCAGCCAGGGGAAGAGCAAACAGAGGAGCCAAGAGCAGCATCTGCtcctgagggagaggaggaaagggatgAGCAGAGCTCAGAAGAAGATGACAAGCAAGGAGAGTCTGAGGAAGATGAACATGGAGAGTCTGGGATAGATGGAGGTGAGGAAGAGTCAGAAGAGGCAGAATCTAAGGAGGAGAAAGAGTCTGACAAAGATGGTGATGGGCCAGAGAATGAAGCTGAAGAGAACGATGAGGAAGCAGCTGGCACTTCCAACCCAAAGAGCCACAGcaaaccagcagctcctggcacaggagaAGCCAGGGatggctctgccagctgccaTCACCCACCTTGTGGGGATGTAGCAGAAGACCcaccagcagcagtggaagACCCACCAGTGGTGGAAGATCCACCAGCAAAAGAAGACCCACCAGTAACAGAAGACCCACCAACAGCAGGGGAAGaccctccagcagcagaagacCCCCCTGCAGTGGTGGGAAATCCCCCAGCAGCTGAAGACCCCCCTGCAGACAAGACCCCACTGGCAGGAACAGAGGTCCCCAGCACCCCCACTGGTGCCACcgagccctggcacagccagatAG AAGAGGTTGAAGATGCCAGCGAGCCGACCAAGCGCGACCGGTCCCACTTGGAGAACACCCTCAAGCTGAATGAGGAAAAACCTGCCGATGATGTGTCAG GAGTATTGCAGCGGCTGAGGAAGATCTACCACTCCTCCATCAAGCCCCTGGAACACTCCTACAGATACAACGAGCTGAGGCAGCATGAGATCACAG CTTACCCCGGACGCACCCTGGGCTCCTCGGCCACAG ATGGGGAGATCACTTCCAAGCCTATGGTGCTATTCCTGGGACCGTGGAGCGTCGGCAAGTCCTCCATGATAAACTACCTCCTGGGGCTGGACAACACTCCCTACCAGCTCTACACAG GGGCAGAACCCACCACCTCTGAGTTCACTGTCATCATGCACGGACCCAAGCTGAAGACCATTGAGGGCATCGTGATGGCTGCTGACAGCGCCCGCTCTTTCTCACCCCTGGAGAAGTTTGGGCAGAACTTCTTGGAGAAGCTGATAGGCATTGAGGTCCCCCACAAGCTGCTGGAACGGGTCACCTTCGTGGACACGCCGGGCATCATCGAAAACCGCAAGCAGCAAGAAAGAG GTTACCCATTCAACGACGTGTGCCAGTGGTTCATCGACAGAGCCGATCTCATCTTTGTTGTCTTTGACCCCACGAAGCTGGATGTGGGCTTGGAGCTGGAGATGCTGTTTCGTCAGCTGAAGGGCCGCGAGTCTCAGATCCGAATCATCCTGAACAAAGCTGATAGCCTGGCTACCCAGGAGCTGATGAGAGTCTATGGTGCCTTGTTCTGGAGCCTGGCTCCTCTCATCAACGTCACAGAGCCGCCCAGGGTGTATGTCAGCTCCTTCTGGCCCCATGACTACCATCCAGAAACCCACAGAGACCTGTTCCTCAAAGAAGAGATATCTCTCCTGGAAGATCTCAACCAGGTGATTGAGAACAGGATGGAAAACAAGATTGCCTTCATCCGCCAGCACGCCATCCGGGTGCGCATCCACGCCCTGCTGGTCGATCGCTATCTACAGACCTACAAGGACAAAATGACCTTCTTTAGTGATGGAGAACTGGTGTTCAGGGACATTGTGGAAGATCCTGACAGGTTCTTTATCTTTAAGTCCATTCTGGCAAAGACCAATGTCAGCAAATTTGACCTCCCCAACCGCGAGGCTTACAAGGACTTCTTTGGCATCAACCCCATCACCAGTTTTAAGCTGCTGTCTCAGCAGTGTTCCTACATGGGAGGGTGTTTCCTAGAGAAGATCGAGAAGGCCATCACCCGTGAGCTTCCCGATCTCTTGGGAAGCATTGGCTTGGGGAAGAAGCCCAATGTCCTCTCCTGCGACGTCACTGGCTGTGGCGAAACCCCAAAGAATCGCTACAGGAAACCCTAA
- the SRL gene encoding sarcalumenin isoform X2 produces MKGLNLLCCCVASLLLLGTAEVEDASEPTKRDRSHLENTLKLNEEKPADDVSGVLQRLRKIYHSSIKPLEHSYRYNELRQHEITAYPGRTLGSSATDGEITSKPMVLFLGPWSVGKSSMINYLLGLDNTPYQLYTGAEPTTSEFTVIMHGPKLKTIEGIVMAADSARSFSPLEKFGQNFLEKLIGIEVPHKLLERVTFVDTPGIIENRKQQERGYPFNDVCQWFIDRADLIFVVFDPTKLDVGLELEMLFRQLKGRESQIRIILNKADSLATQELMRVYGALFWSLAPLINVTEPPRVYVSSFWPHDYHPETHRDLFLKEEISLLEDLNQVIENRMENKIAFIRQHAIRVRIHALLVDRYLQTYKDKMTFFSDGELVFRDIVEDPDRFFIFKSILAKTNVSKFDLPNREAYKDFFGINPITSFKLLSQQCSYMGGCFLEKIEKAITRELPDLLGSIGLGKKPNVLSCDVTGCGETPKNRYRKP; encoded by the exons ATGAAGGGCCTcaacctgctctgctgctgcgTGGCCTCGCTCCTGCTCCTCGGCACCGCAG AGGTTGAAGATGCCAGCGAGCCGACCAAGCGCGACCGGTCCCACTTGGAGAACACCCTCAAGCTGAATGAGGAAAAACCTGCCGATGATGTGTCAG GAGTATTGCAGCGGCTGAGGAAGATCTACCACTCCTCCATCAAGCCCCTGGAACACTCCTACAGATACAACGAGCTGAGGCAGCATGAGATCACAG CTTACCCCGGACGCACCCTGGGCTCCTCGGCCACAG ATGGGGAGATCACTTCCAAGCCTATGGTGCTATTCCTGGGACCGTGGAGCGTCGGCAAGTCCTCCATGATAAACTACCTCCTGGGGCTGGACAACACTCCCTACCAGCTCTACACAG GGGCAGAACCCACCACCTCTGAGTTCACTGTCATCATGCACGGACCCAAGCTGAAGACCATTGAGGGCATCGTGATGGCTGCTGACAGCGCCCGCTCTTTCTCACCCCTGGAGAAGTTTGGGCAGAACTTCTTGGAGAAGCTGATAGGCATTGAGGTCCCCCACAAGCTGCTGGAACGGGTCACCTTCGTGGACACGCCGGGCATCATCGAAAACCGCAAGCAGCAAGAAAGAG GTTACCCATTCAACGACGTGTGCCAGTGGTTCATCGACAGAGCCGATCTCATCTTTGTTGTCTTTGACCCCACGAAGCTGGATGTGGGCTTGGAGCTGGAGATGCTGTTTCGTCAGCTGAAGGGCCGCGAGTCTCAGATCCGAATCATCCTGAACAAAGCTGATAGCCTGGCTACCCAGGAGCTGATGAGAGTCTATGGTGCCTTGTTCTGGAGCCTGGCTCCTCTCATCAACGTCACAGAGCCGCCCAGGGTGTATGTCAGCTCCTTCTGGCCCCATGACTACCATCCAGAAACCCACAGAGACCTGTTCCTCAAAGAAGAGATATCTCTCCTGGAAGATCTCAACCAGGTGATTGAGAACAGGATGGAAAACAAGATTGCCTTCATCCGCCAGCACGCCATCCGGGTGCGCATCCACGCCCTGCTGGTCGATCGCTATCTACAGACCTACAAGGACAAAATGACCTTCTTTAGTGATGGAGAACTGGTGTTCAGGGACATTGTGGAAGATCCTGACAGGTTCTTTATCTTTAAGTCCATTCTGGCAAAGACCAATGTCAGCAAATTTGACCTCCCCAACCGCGAGGCTTACAAGGACTTCTTTGGCATCAACCCCATCACCAGTTTTAAGCTGCTGTCTCAGCAGTGTTCCTACATGGGAGGGTGTTTCCTAGAGAAGATCGAGAAGGCCATCACCCGTGAGCTTCCCGATCTCTTGGGAAGCATTGGCTTGGGGAAGAAGCCCAATGTCCTCTCCTGCGACGTCACTGGCTGTGGCGAAACCCCAAAGAATCGCTACAGGAAACCCTAA
- the SRL gene encoding sarcalumenin isoform X1 — protein MKGLNLLCCCVASLLLLGTAEEVEDASEPTKRDRSHLENTLKLNEEKPADDVSGVLQRLRKIYHSSIKPLEHSYRYNELRQHEITAYPGRTLGSSATDGEITSKPMVLFLGPWSVGKSSMINYLLGLDNTPYQLYTGAEPTTSEFTVIMHGPKLKTIEGIVMAADSARSFSPLEKFGQNFLEKLIGIEVPHKLLERVTFVDTPGIIENRKQQERGYPFNDVCQWFIDRADLIFVVFDPTKLDVGLELEMLFRQLKGRESQIRIILNKADSLATQELMRVYGALFWSLAPLINVTEPPRVYVSSFWPHDYHPETHRDLFLKEEISLLEDLNQVIENRMENKIAFIRQHAIRVRIHALLVDRYLQTYKDKMTFFSDGELVFRDIVEDPDRFFIFKSILAKTNVSKFDLPNREAYKDFFGINPITSFKLLSQQCSYMGGCFLEKIEKAITRELPDLLGSIGLGKKPNVLSCDVTGCGETPKNRYRKP, from the exons ATGAAGGGCCTcaacctgctctgctgctgcgTGGCCTCGCTCCTGCTCCTCGGCACCGCAG AAGAGGTTGAAGATGCCAGCGAGCCGACCAAGCGCGACCGGTCCCACTTGGAGAACACCCTCAAGCTGAATGAGGAAAAACCTGCCGATGATGTGTCAG GAGTATTGCAGCGGCTGAGGAAGATCTACCACTCCTCCATCAAGCCCCTGGAACACTCCTACAGATACAACGAGCTGAGGCAGCATGAGATCACAG CTTACCCCGGACGCACCCTGGGCTCCTCGGCCACAG ATGGGGAGATCACTTCCAAGCCTATGGTGCTATTCCTGGGACCGTGGAGCGTCGGCAAGTCCTCCATGATAAACTACCTCCTGGGGCTGGACAACACTCCCTACCAGCTCTACACAG GGGCAGAACCCACCACCTCTGAGTTCACTGTCATCATGCACGGACCCAAGCTGAAGACCATTGAGGGCATCGTGATGGCTGCTGACAGCGCCCGCTCTTTCTCACCCCTGGAGAAGTTTGGGCAGAACTTCTTGGAGAAGCTGATAGGCATTGAGGTCCCCCACAAGCTGCTGGAACGGGTCACCTTCGTGGACACGCCGGGCATCATCGAAAACCGCAAGCAGCAAGAAAGAG GTTACCCATTCAACGACGTGTGCCAGTGGTTCATCGACAGAGCCGATCTCATCTTTGTTGTCTTTGACCCCACGAAGCTGGATGTGGGCTTGGAGCTGGAGATGCTGTTTCGTCAGCTGAAGGGCCGCGAGTCTCAGATCCGAATCATCCTGAACAAAGCTGATAGCCTGGCTACCCAGGAGCTGATGAGAGTCTATGGTGCCTTGTTCTGGAGCCTGGCTCCTCTCATCAACGTCACAGAGCCGCCCAGGGTGTATGTCAGCTCCTTCTGGCCCCATGACTACCATCCAGAAACCCACAGAGACCTGTTCCTCAAAGAAGAGATATCTCTCCTGGAAGATCTCAACCAGGTGATTGAGAACAGGATGGAAAACAAGATTGCCTTCATCCGCCAGCACGCCATCCGGGTGCGCATCCACGCCCTGCTGGTCGATCGCTATCTACAGACCTACAAGGACAAAATGACCTTCTTTAGTGATGGAGAACTGGTGTTCAGGGACATTGTGGAAGATCCTGACAGGTTCTTTATCTTTAAGTCCATTCTGGCAAAGACCAATGTCAGCAAATTTGACCTCCCCAACCGCGAGGCTTACAAGGACTTCTTTGGCATCAACCCCATCACCAGTTTTAAGCTGCTGTCTCAGCAGTGTTCCTACATGGGAGGGTGTTTCCTAGAGAAGATCGAGAAGGCCATCACCCGTGAGCTTCCCGATCTCTTGGGAAGCATTGGCTTGGGGAAGAAGCCCAATGTCCTCTCCTGCGACGTCACTGGCTGTGGCGAAACCCCAAAGAATCGCTACAGGAAACCCTAA